The genome window ACCGCCAACCGTGGCGTGGTGACCATGTCATTGAACTGCAGCCGGGTCAGGTCTGCCCGGCGGGCCAGGGCCGGGGAGATCTCCGGGACGCGGGCGGCGGCGTCCAGTACCGGGTCCGCCATCGACGCAAGAAGTTCCAGGCGGTCCTCCCGGGCGGTGACCTGTGCCGCAGCGTCCTCCAGTTCACGGCCCGCTTGGCGGCACTCCTCCTGCGCCTCCGGAAGCTGCCGCACGAAGTACTCCACGATCAACCGCAGCAGCAGCGCCACGATGACGATCAACGAACTCACCGCCATATCAGCACCGGTGATATGCCGGTCCGGGGACAGGTCGAGTTGCCGGATCACGGCGATGAGCCCGATTCCGGCGGCGAGGCCGACCATGGCCTCCTTCTGCCGTCCGCAGGTGACCAGCAGGGCGGCGACCAGGGCGGCCGCGTTGTACTCCCAGTGCATGACATGGTGGCCGGTGCCCTGCCACAGCCCCACCACGACCGCGGTACACAGCATGGTGGCAACGAGGGCGGCCCGGCGCCGGCGCGGCGCACCCCAGGTCCGGGTGCAGAGCAGGGCCAGCGCCCCGCACAGCAGTACCCAGGTGACGATGCCGGCGGCATCCGCTCCGACGCGACTCCACATCCGGGCGCCGAGGACCACTGCCAGGACCAGGAGATAGGGCCAACTGAACACCCGGTTGAAACCGGTCACGTGATGGAGCGAAGCTCCCGCGGGGGCAGCGGCCGAGGGGACCGGGCCGGGAGACGACGTCGACCGGTCAGGGCCAGCGTCAGCGTCGACCGGTGTGGGCCGGACGCCCCGGGCGACCTGGCCCAACGCGTCGAGAACCTCGGTGTGGAAACGGCGGGTACGGGCATCCAGGTCAACCCGGCGGACGCGGAGCTTCTCAGCCTGCTGGCGTGCCTGGTCGGTGGCGGTACGGTTGGCGTCCACCACGTAGATGACCTGCCGCATCGTGGTCGCCACGGCCACGAAGAAGAAGGAGTTCACGAGCGCGAAGCCGACATTCGCGATGATGTCGACGGCGTCCCGGTGCCCTGCGGCGAGCGTGTCGATCAGGGCTGCGGAACCGAGCGTGACAAGGAAGAATCCCCCGGCCACCGGCCGCGAGACCGTCACCGCCACGGCAACAGCAGGTGCACCGGTCATGCCCGCGAACCACAGCCCGAGGGGCCCCTGCGCATTGACCGCTCCCGGGTCGATGATGAGGAGCAGCAGGGCGATGACCAGTACCGCTCCGCAGAACCGCAGGGCAAAGACGAGGAATCCCGGGTGTCCGACCGCTGCAGCGGCGAGTACCAGCACCTCGGCGAGCAGGAACAGGAGGAAGGTGGTCGTGGTGTACCAGTCCCCGGTAATGCCGTCGACGCCGATCCGCGCGGCGAGCAGGACGAGCCACAGCGGCCAGGCGACACCGAGGAAGAGGGCGGAGATCCGGTAGAAGGAGGTCATGACGGAGGCCCGGGCTGGCAGATCCGTCACCCTGTTCTTCATGACAGTTGAGTCTAGGGTGCCCCGGTTGCTCCCTCCCCCCGGGTGCGAGCCCCAGAAAATGGGGGCACCTCCACCGTCACGGCCGTCGGCCAGGCGGCGGACATCCAGCCCGACCGCTCCGATGGCAGCGCCCGTGCGCTACCCGACGCCTGCGGTCAGCGACCCCAGCCTCCTCCGAGCCCACCATCTGCGGAGCCTCCGGTGGTGAAGGGGTTGGACGCGGCAGTCCCTGCAGTGGTGCCCGCAGTAGTGCCCGCAGAAGCCGCAGTGCCGCCCAGGCGCCCGACAACGAACGCTGCCGCTGCGAAGATCAGGGCCAGGGCCGCGAAGACCACGGTGGCGATCGCAAGTCCGTCGACTCCGGAGTTTCCGGCGGCCTGATTCGTCGTCCCGTCAGCACCCTCCGGGCCGAATTCGCCGGCACCGACGATGCTGCTGAACTGGGGGCCTTCGGTTTCGGTGCCCTGGACGTCCACCGAAAGCCGGTAGGTGAGCGGCTGGGCGGACCCGGACGTATCCCAGTAGGTGATCCGGAAATACTGCTGCCCGCCGAGCCAGACAGTGGAGAATTTGCCGTCCGGGCCGGCCACGGAATTCCGGAAACCGTAGCTCGAATCGCCGTTGTACATGTTGTTGATGTTGATCGGGGCGGGATAGTCGAGGCCGCGTCCGCCGGTATCACCGGAGACGATATCCGCGACCTGCAGGCGGGCCGGGTTGAACGCGCGCAGATCCAGCTTCGCGAGGTCGAGGTTGGACGAGGCCGCCCGCTCCGCCTCATCTGCCAGCATCAGGTTCGCCAGCACAGTCTGTCCGTAGCCGGCGTGGACACGGAACATCTGTGTCTCCCCGGGGCTGATCGTGGACTCCACGGCGGAGGCCTCCCCCTCGGGAAGCTGGCCGGCATCATCGAACCAGGCACCCGCAGCGACATCGACCGGGCTAGCCGCCATGGTCATGGTGTTCTCGCCGGGGCCACCGATGTCTTCGGTGGCGGCCGGGGGCTGATCGGACAGGTCCACCTCACCGAAGCGGGTCAGGGTGATGTCCAGCGGGACGTCCTCGACGGTGCTGCTGCCCGACATGTCCGGGAGATACACGACGAGCAGCAGGCGGTCGGCCGCGCACTCGCCGGTCAGCGCCTTGGTGACTACCCCGGCCACACCGATGCCGGTGGGGTCCGGGTCACCGTAGGTGTGCGTGTACTCGGTGTGCCCGAATCCGACACAGGCCTGTGAATCTCCCTGGTGGTCGGACTGCTTGCCGTCGAGAAGGACGGTCGCGCGCAGTTCTTCCATGACTTTGAGGTTGCTACTGGCCGTCAAGGTATTCACGCCGACGGTGATCCGCTCACCGTCGCTCACCGGAATCCACCAGGCCTGCTCCCAGATCATATTCCGGTAGCCGGTGAACGCCGAGGATCCGCCGGACGGGCGGGACCCGTTCTCGGTGACCGTGGTGTGCAGCGTGACCGCCCCGGACGGGACCTCCGGGGCGTCGGACGAAGACGATCCGCCGGGGAGGTCGACAGTGAGGGAGCTGCCGGAACCTGAGCTGCCCGAGCCTGAGTTACCGGAGCCCCCGCCGGAGCTGCCACCCGAACCTGAACCGCCACCGACCGTGTCGCCGGTCGCGGCGTCCTCCACACTCTCGATGAGTTGCTCGGCGTCCTTCGCATCCGCGTAGGACCCGCCCGTGGCCGCGGAGATACACTCCAGTTCCTCACGGGCCGTCGAGTCCACCAGCAGGCCGACGGTATTGATCACCAGGTCGACGCCGTCGCGCGCCAGTTCCTCGGCCACCTCGCACACGGGCGGCGGAGCGCAGGTGTCCGCGCCGTCAGACACGAGGACGATCGTGCGGTCACCGTCATCGGGCAGGGCGTCCGCCGCCTCCTGCAGAGCCTTACCGATCGGGGTGAAGCCCTTGGGCGTCACCGAATCGACCTTGTCTTTCAGCTCGTCGATTTTCCCGGTGACCGGTTCAGACAACAGGGTGATGTCCCGGCAGCCCTCGACCTTGTCCTCCGGCTCACTGCTCACCGTGGTGCCGTAGGTCAGCAGACCGACGGAGGTCTCGTCGCCGATCTTCTCCAGAAGCCGGTTCGCGGCGTCCTTCGCGACATCGATACGGGCCCTGCCGTCGACATCCTTCTCCAGCATGGACGACGAGCCGTCAAGGATGAGCATCGTCGGCGGAAGCGAGGCGCTGTCCTCTGCCGCGGCCGGGGCGGCGACAACGGGTGCCACCATCACCGACAACACGGCGACGGCGACGGCGGCCAGCGACGTTCTCAGAGACCGGTACAGGGGCATAGGGGCTCCTTGTCAGGGAGGGGCGGATGGTCAGGGACAGCAGATCTCGAGCGGCCCGAGCTCGCTGGCGGTACTGGGCTCCAGGTCCGCGGGTTCGCCGGGGGCCGACACGTCATGCTCATTTCTGTCGCGGTCTCCCCACCCCAGTTGTCCCAGGAGTTGTCGGCGACCGTGGTGGAAGCGCACAGGCCGCCGTTGGTCACCATGTCATCGGTGCAGTCCTTCCGGTGGGCTGTGGGAATCCAGCGGGGTGCAGAACACCCAGCATTCCCCGATTGCACCTGAGCTCGGGCCAACGGACCAGACCCCAGAACCGGGGTCTGCTGTGCGATCCACCCCACCATCTATCCTGCGGAAGACCCCCGCCTCCCACAGACAGGGCCCGACGTGACCATCTCCAATCTCCCGGCGACAATCCTCGCGGCCTGCAGCCTGTTGTGCGCCATCGCCTCCGCCGTCTGCCTCGGTTTCCTGGTGATCGGCGGAGATGACGGCACGACGGACACCGCGGCGGGTTCGGTCGCGACGTCATCAACGGATGGTGCCGGAGAATCCGGAGACGCTGCTGTGTCCGGTGACGCCGGAGTTACCAGCAGCGCCGACAGTACTGACAGTGACAACAGCGCCGGCAGCGTCGGCAGCACCGTCAGCACCGGGGAGGACGCCGGTTCCAACCTCCCCGACGGCTTCACCGGACGTGGCTGGGTGAGCACCGACTACACCTGCCTGGACGGTGACCAGTGGGTCTATGCGGCCGAGGGACCACCCGGGAAGATGATTCTCTGTCTGCACGACACCCTCCTGTATCCCGGCGGAGATGTGAGTTCTACAGCAGATCTGGAACAGTTCAAGGGAGTCAATGTGGTCTGCCCCATCGTGGATGACAATCCAGTCGGCCATTTCACGATCTCTCGGGCAGATACCGGATGGATCGAACTCCAGGGAACAACCCGGTACGTGATGGATATCTTCTCTGGTCGAGGGGAGATGAGCCTCAACGATCCCGACAACCTGACCGAAGAGCAGTACGACGCATTCTGGACGAACACCGAGGTTTCGCTGACCGGAATGTCCCAGTGCAGCGGATTCACGCAGTCCCCCACCCAACGGCTGCTTGAGAACTACGGATAACCGGTAGATCCCACCCTGTCGCTGCTCTCACCCCGGAGTCACCTCATGACCATGCGCCGCACCATCATCATCGCCCTCTGCACTGCGATCATCGCCCTCACAATCCTCGCCAGCATCCT of Corynebacterium terpenotabidum Y-11 contains these proteins:
- a CDS encoding vWA domain-containing protein — its product is MPLYRSLRTSLAAVAVAVLSVMVAPVVAAPAAAEDSASLPPTMLILDGSSSMLEKDVDGRARIDVAKDAANRLLEKIGDETSVGLLTYGTTVSSEPEDKVEGCRDITLLSEPVTGKIDELKDKVDSVTPKGFTPIGKALQEAADALPDDGDRTIVLVSDGADTCAPPPVCEVAEELARDGVDLVINTVGLLVDSTAREELECISAATGGSYADAKDAEQLIESVEDAATGDTVGGGSGSGGSSGGGSGNSGSGSSGSGSSLTVDLPGGSSSSDAPEVPSGAVTLHTTVTENGSRPSGGSSAFTGYRNMIWEQAWWIPVSDGERITVGVNTLTASSNLKVMEELRATVLLDGKQSDHQGDSQACVGFGHTEYTHTYGDPDPTGIGVAGVVTKALTGECAADRLLLVVYLPDMSGSSTVEDVPLDITLTRFGEVDLSDQPPAATEDIGGPGENTMTMAASPVDVAAGAWFDDAGQLPEGEASAVESTISPGETQMFRVHAGYGQTVLANLMLADEAERAASSNLDLAKLDLRAFNPARLQVADIVSGDTGGRGLDYPAPININNMYNGDSSYGFRNSVAGPDGKFSTVWLGGQQYFRITYWDTSGSAQPLTYRLSVDVQGTETEGPQFSSIVGAGEFGPEGADGTTNQAAGNSGVDGLAIATVVFAALALIFAAAAFVVGRLGGTAASAGTTAGTTAGTAASNPFTTGGSADGGLGGGWGR